In Eublepharis macularius isolate TG4126 chromosome 4, MPM_Emac_v1.0, whole genome shotgun sequence, the following are encoded in one genomic region:
- the SPDL1 gene encoding protein Spindly has product MESSEEIISRLRSQLKEAEEERRKAAQYGLELMEGQNVLQNRLDELQNEMVTMTEKFEQEKYTLQREVELKNRILGSLNAEYDTLKQQQNIQLDTLREQLERLYGQEINELKNKVEKMKSELDESLLSEKQLKHKVDHLKEVIASKSEELRVMSDRVHETMSSEVFNLQVELIALENTKGELEEKIHELQYSKEQLELVNSNLSNRVSRLEEEREDKEKDLVSYCNALEKLREVNRDLEAQLDHALQQALDPTSKGNSLFAEVEDRRAEMERQLISAKVKYQLLQKQYTFNREHLQRMKLQMATLLRMKGSQGEHDQLERLQNMLQQKNGEIEELILRVKQLEKSKVSENSHELMLFNASERTEFGGGGCTGLLQMKLENSDKEIENLRSELSLQRMKALFESQRVLEMERKLFANERQLEACQSDSINLRVLLDELRIKYEPEELMKNPINFKKAPGNMVSVHETISLLSQTKEEIKLSEAALKPSLQTIPMNVVLPSTLHQKNDHPEKKRVRIKEEEFDNKSIKKNDTASFPVTRLTSELGVKTEENYAGAAEDTSKQEKKSQKKTYPVIRMSSKEAPATQCAQQ; this is encoded by the exons ATGGAGTCCAGTGAAGAGATAATATCACGTCTCCGTAGCCAGTTGAAAGAGGCTgaagaggaaagaagaaaggcAGCACAATATGGTTTAGAACTGATGGAAGGACAGAATGTGTTGCAGAATCGGCTAGATGAACTGCAAAATGAAATGGTCACCATGACAGAG AAGTTTGAACAAGAAAAATATACTCTCCAAAGAGAAGTAGAACTAAAGAATAGAATACTGGGAAGTCTAAATGCTGAATATGATACTCTGAAGCAACAACAAAATATACAGCTAGATACACTGCGTGAACAACTAGAAAGGCTGTATGGACAAGAAATAAACGAACTTAAGAATAAG GTGGAAAAAATGAAATCCGAGCTAGATGAAAGTCTTCTTAGTGAAAAACAGCTGAAGCACAAAGTGGACCATCTTAAAGAAGTCATTGCTTCTAAATCAGAAGAACTGCGTGTGATGTCAGACCGTGTGCATGAAACCATGTCTTCAGAAGTGTTCAATCTGCAAGTTGAGCTAATAGCACTTGAAAACACAAAG GGAGAACTTGAGGAGAAAATACATGAATTGCAGTACAGCAAAGAGCAACTAGAACTTGTAAACAGCAATCTGAGTAATCGTGTCTCACGTcttgaagaagagagagaagataAAGAAAAAGATCTTGTTTCTTACTGTAATGCATTAGAG AAACTTCGTGAGGTGAATAGGGACCTTGAGGCTCAATTAGATCATGCACTGCAACAGgcattggatccaaccagtaAAGGAAATTCTTTATTTGCTGAG GTGGAGGACAGGAGAGCAGAAATGGAGCGTCAGCTGATCAGTGCAAAAGTAAAATATCAGTTGCTACAAAAACAATATACTTTCAATAGAGAACATCTGCAAAGAATGAAG CTACAGATGGCTACACTGCTGCGGATGAAGGGTTCACAGGGAGAGCATGACCAGCTGGAACGTTTGCAGAACATGCTTCAGCAAAAGAATGGTGAAATAGAAGAACTTATATTGAGAGTGAAGCAGCTGGAGAAGTCCAAG GTATCTGAAAACTCACACGAACTGATGCTCTTTAACGCTTCTGAACGCACAGAATTTGGAGGTGGCGGTTGCACAGGTTTGCTCCAGATGAAGCTTGAGAACTCTGA TAAGGAGATAGAGAATTTGAGAAGTGAATTGTCTTTACAGCGGATGAAAGCTTTGTTTGAAAGTCAGCGGGTTTTGGAGATGGAGCGGAAGCTTTTTGCAAATGAAAGACAGCTTGAGGCTTGTCAAAGTGACAGTATAAATTTGCGGGTGCTCCTGGATGAATTGAGAATCAAGTATGAACCTGAAG AGTTAATGAAAAATCCCATCAATTTTAAGAAGGCTCCAGGAAACATGGTTTCTGTACATGAAACTATTTCCTTGCTGTCTCAAACCAAGGAAGAGATAAAGCTGAGTGAAGCTGCTCTGAAACCCTCACTTCAAACTATACCAATGAATGTAGTTCTACCTTCAACATTGCACCAGAAAAATGATCATCCAGAGAAGAAGAGAGTTAGAATCAAGGAGGAAGAATttgacaataaaagtataaaaaagaATGATACTGCATCTTTCCCTGTTACCAG GTTGACATCTGAACTTGGAGTAAAGACAGAAGAAAATTATGCTGGTGCAGCTGAAGATACAAGTAAACAGGAGAAGAAAAGCCAAAAGAAAACATACCCTGTAATCCGTATGTCTTCCAAAGAAGCTCCTGCAACTCAGTGTGCTCAACagtaa